GACGTCCAGCCCCACGTGTTCGCCTTTTTCGGCCAGCTCGGCCTGTCGGCGCTGGGCGCGCACGTCCACGTCGGCGGTCATAAACACCTTCACTTCGGCATCGGGAAAGACGGTGGTGCCGATGTCGCGGCCGTCCATCACCACGCCGCGCTTGCGGCCCATGCGCTGCTGCTGGGCCACCATGGCGTGCCGCACCATGGGAATAATCGACACCTCGCTTACGGAGTTGGAAATCACCATCTGGCGGATGTCGTCCTCGCGGTTTACGCCGTCGAGAAACACTTCGTTGCGGCCCGTGCGGCGGTTGCGGCGGAAGCTGATTTGCAGCGTGTGCAGGGCCTGCTCCACTTGGGTCAAATCATCGAACGGAATGTGGTGCTCCAGCAGGTACAGCGTCACGGCGCGGTACATGGCGCCCGTGTCTACGTAGGCGTAGTGCAGGGCGGCGGCTACGGCTTTTGCCGTGGTGCTTTTGCCGCAAGAGGAGTAACCATCAATGGCGATAACGAGTTGTTTCATAACGACGCGGGCGGCCATTGGCCCCGCAAGATTACGAAATCCAGCTCTTACGCGCGGCGGGCGGGGTCTTCAGGCGGCCCGGCACCGAGGCAAAAAAGGCCGCCACCGAGGCGCTTTCTCCCTCATTCAGTTGAGCATCGACTAAATGGAAGGGATTAAAAAAAAATCTGTTGGCCAGCCCAATACCCGTACTACCGTCGCGCCCGGTGCCCCATTCGCCCCCGTACATCTGCACCAGACTCTGCCCGAGGAAGCAGCCCAGGGCCATGATAAAGCCCGGCCGTTCGGCTGGCCCCAGCAGCCCGCGCTGGGCCTGGATAAAATTGGCCAGATGGGCCACGCCTTCGGCATCGAAGGCTTTCAGTTTTAATTGCTGGCGGACCTGTTCGGCAGCAACCAGAAGGGAATCGAGGGGCGTGGGGGTGGCGTCTGGCATAAGGCAAGTAAGGGGGTGACGCAGGTAAGTAAGGTGGTAGCGGCCCAAATGCACAAGGGCCGGGCGGCAGCCCAAGCTGCATCCGGCCGTTGGCAGATTATTTTGAGGGAGCCACGGCTACCGGTCGCAGGGGCAAGGCTCGGCTTTGCCGCGGCCGTGGTGCTTGTACCAGCTGGTTTTCTTTTGCTGCGTGGTGCGGCGGGCGCAGCTGCTCAGGGTGCTGGCGCCCAGGCTCAGCAGCACGAGCAGAAGCAGAAACGACGGGGATTTCCTCATGGCAGGTATTTTACTCAAAGTTAAGGTTCTTTGCGGGCTGAGCCGTTCGGCTTTTCACTACTCTTTGCTTCCCGCATGATTCCCGCTGATTTCTCGCTCACCGCCAACGTTGTCGACATCTTT
This region of Hymenobacter sedentarius genomic DNA includes:
- the cmk gene encoding (d)CMP kinase; its protein translation is MKQLVIAIDGYSSCGKSTTAKAVAAALHYAYVDTGAMYRAVTLYLLEHHIPFDDLTQVEQALHTLQISFRRNRRTGRNEVFLDGVNREDDIRQMVISNSVSEVSIIPMVRHAMVAQQQRMGRKRGVVMDGRDIGTTVFPDAEVKVFMTADVDVRAQRRQAELAEKGEHVGLDVIAENLRKRDYLDSTRTESPLRRAADAVLLDTTHLVIDEQVDFVLERVSAALFAPHA